The Phyllostomus discolor isolate MPI-MPIP mPhyDis1 chromosome 4, mPhyDis1.pri.v3, whole genome shotgun sequence genome window below encodes:
- the LOC114494630 gene encoding LOW QUALITY PROTEIN: eukaryotic translation initiation factor 3 subunit F-like (The sequence of the model RefSeq protein was modified relative to this genomic sequence to represent the inferred CDS: inserted 2 bases in 2 codons): protein MATPAVPGSVSVATPTPAEAPASAPDSAPASAPALAPVPAPVPAPTPAPAFICRPGGTAAASAAPGQTXVSAPALAQTPAQSLAGPALPGPXPGGHVVRLHPVILASNVDSYEPHNEGAGPVIGTLLGTVDKHSVEVTNCFSVPHNESEDEVAVDMEFAKNMYELHQKVSPNKLILGWYETGHDITEHSVLIHEYYSHKTPNPIHLTVDTSLQNGRMSIKAYVSTFMAVPGRTMGVMFTPLTVKYAYYDTERIGVHLIMKTSFGLDRVIGLSNDLQQVAGSLACIQDALSTMLQYSGDVLSGKVSADNTVGHFLTSLVNQVPKIAAEDFETMLNSNINDLLMVTYLVNLTQSQIALNEKFVNL from the exons ATGGCCACACCGGCAGTACCAGGGAGTGTTTCTGTGGCCACACCAACCCCAGCTGAGGCCCCCGCCTCAGCCCCAGACTCGGCCCCGGCCTCGGCTCCAGCGTTGGCTCCAGTTCCAGCGCCGGTTCCAGCTCCCACTCCAGCGCCAGCCTTCATCTGCAGACCCGGCGGCACTGCGGCTGCGAGTGCGGCGCCGGGCCAGA AAGTCTCGGCGCCGGCCCTAGCGCAGACGCCGGCGCAGTCGTTGGCTGGCCCTGCTCTTCCAGGAC TTCCGGGGGGCCATGTGGTCCGGCTGCACCCGGTCATTTTGGCCTCCAACGTGGACAGCTATGAGCCACACAACGAGGGTGCTGGCCCTGTTATCGGGACTCTGCTGGGAACCGTTGACAAGCACTCAGTGGAAGTCACCAATTGCTTTTCAGTACCTCACAATGAGTCAGAAGATGAGGTGGCTGTTGACATGGAATTTGCTAAGAATATGTATGAATTGCACCAGAAAGTCTCTCCAAATAAGCTCATCCTGGGCTGGTACGAGACAGGCCATGACATCACAGAGCACTCTGTGCTGATCCATGAGTACTACAGTCACAAAACCCCCAACCCCATTCACCTCACTGTGGACACGAGCCTCCAGAATGGTCGTATGAGCATCAAGGCTTATGTCAGTACTTTCATGGCTGTCCCTGGGAGGACCATGGGCGTGATGTTCACACCTCTAACAGTGAAATATGCGTATTACGACACTGAGCGCATTGGAGTTCACCTGATCATGAAGACCAGTTTCGGCCTCGACCGGGTGATTGGACTCTCAAATGACTTGCAGCAGGTAGCGGGGTCATTGGCCTGCATCCAGGACGCTCTCAGCACAATGTTGCAGTACTCGGGAGATGTCCTGTCTGGAAAGGTGTCAGCTGACAATACTGTGGGCCACTTCTTGACGAGTCTGGTTAACCAAGTACCCAAGATAGCCGCCGAAGACTTCGAGACCATgctcaacagcaacattaacGACCTGCTGATGGTGACCTACCTGGTCAACCTCACACAGTCACAGATCGCCCTCAATGAGAAGTTTGTGAACCTGTGA